In one Massilia endophytica genomic region, the following are encoded:
- a CDS encoding sensor domain-containing diguanylate cyclase, giving the protein MAGLPASTISRGIRLLGAACLLAPVLAFGETPLDSEIAAIREQVRFMPDQALHRLQKIDSEARSAPPAAYGEFLVQMASAWRGIHDNEKSLQAAEQLIAFGKAHKDNALLAKGMLAKAYTLSAMSELKASHAVAFEAEKIANTTNDMPLRVQATITAGQSFAEQGNFPSALPKLQLAVDLARPITEDLTPLAMALNALVLVYVQLKEYDKGWEVQAESMEVAHKLNSPGRLAIALSTEYGLAIDTQQDERAMRALLRGLEVVRKLGARRMEATTLVNLSDIYLKQRDYASALRFGNESLQAALKMNDTRTEATARINIGQAYLGMGRVAEGKKSFEAGLAVYEKLNDKPELQIILTEYGDALERAGDYAAAVSAYHRERRLSNELFEKARQKAVLELQEKYDAEKKQRQIESLSHENLAKSAELDNRRLQQRVWWLLALVFALASVIVGLLYRKVRQANAQLEVKNLELKQQSSLDPLTSLYNRRHFQEYMRAHNHHERRGAGSDEEMVGALFLLDVDHFKHVNDTHGHAAGDAVLKMIAEQLRVALRETDMIVRWGGEEFLAFLPSVPRSSLEEVARRILYSISTQPLDYQGTAIPVNVSVGFAPFPLMPGNTPLPWERAVNLVDMALYLAKAHGRNRAYGVRGFSNFHSTTMEHIEQDLERAWREGFVDLSVVLGGAPGVPPPSASNVVPLNVQRKTSS; this is encoded by the coding sequence TTGGCAGGATTACCGGCATCGACGATCTCGCGTGGCATAAGGCTGCTGGGAGCGGCCTGCCTGCTTGCGCCGGTACTCGCCTTCGGCGAGACTCCGCTCGATAGCGAGATCGCGGCCATCCGCGAGCAAGTGCGCTTCATGCCCGACCAGGCCCTGCACCGCCTGCAGAAGATCGACAGCGAAGCGCGCAGCGCACCGCCCGCCGCCTATGGCGAATTCCTGGTGCAGATGGCATCCGCCTGGCGCGGCATCCACGACAACGAAAAATCCCTGCAGGCCGCTGAACAGCTGATCGCCTTCGGCAAGGCCCACAAGGACAACGCCCTTCTCGCCAAGGGCATGCTGGCCAAGGCTTACACGCTGTCCGCCATGAGCGAGCTGAAAGCCTCGCATGCGGTGGCCTTCGAAGCCGAAAAGATCGCCAACACCACGAACGACATGCCGCTGCGCGTGCAGGCCACGATCACGGCGGGCCAGAGCTTTGCGGAACAGGGGAACTTCCCCAGCGCGCTGCCCAAGCTGCAGCTGGCCGTGGACCTGGCGCGCCCCATCACCGAAGACCTGACCCCGCTGGCCATGGCCCTCAACGCCCTGGTGCTGGTCTATGTGCAGCTCAAGGAATACGACAAGGGCTGGGAAGTGCAGGCCGAGTCCATGGAAGTGGCGCACAAGCTCAATTCACCCGGACGGCTGGCCATTGCGCTGAGCACCGAGTACGGCCTGGCCATCGACACCCAGCAGGATGAACGCGCCATGCGCGCCCTGCTGCGCGGCCTGGAAGTGGTGCGCAAGCTGGGCGCCCGCCGCATGGAGGCCACCACGCTGGTGAACCTCTCGGACATCTACCTCAAGCAGCGCGACTATGCGAGCGCCCTCCGCTTCGGCAACGAATCGCTGCAGGCAGCGCTGAAGATGAACGACACGCGCACCGAAGCCACGGCCCGCATCAACATCGGCCAGGCCTACCTCGGCATGGGGCGCGTCGCCGAAGGGAAGAAGAGTTTCGAAGCCGGGCTGGCCGTTTATGAAAAACTGAACGACAAGCCCGAACTGCAGATCATCCTGACCGAGTACGGCGATGCGCTGGAACGCGCGGGCGACTATGCCGCCGCCGTTTCCGCCTACCACCGCGAGCGCAGGCTGTCGAATGAGCTGTTCGAGAAGGCAAGGCAGAAAGCCGTGCTGGAGCTGCAGGAGAAGTACGACGCCGAGAAGAAGCAGCGCCAGATCGAGTCGCTGAGCCACGAGAACCTGGCGAAGAGCGCGGAGCTGGATAACCGCCGGCTGCAGCAGCGCGTGTGGTGGCTGCTGGCACTGGTGTTCGCCCTCGCATCGGTCATCGTGGGCCTCCTCTACCGCAAGGTGCGGCAGGCGAACGCCCAGCTGGAAGTGAAGAACCTGGAGCTCAAGCAGCAAAGCTCCCTGGACCCCCTCACCTCCCTCTACAACCGCCGCCACTTCCAGGAATACATGCGGGCCCACAACCACCACGAACGGCGCGGCGCAGGCAGCGACGAGGAAATGGTGGGCGCCCTCTTCCTGCTGGACGTGGACCATTTCAAGCACGTCAATGACACCCATGGCCACGCCGCGGGCGACGCCGTGCTGAAGATGATTGCGGAGCAGCTGCGCGTGGCCTTGCGCGAAACGGACATGATCGTGCGCTGGGGCGGCGAAGAATTCCTGGCCTTCCTGCCTTCGGTGCCGCGCAGCAGCCTGGAGGAAGTGGCGCGGCGCATCCTGTACAGCATCTCCACCCAGCCTCTGGACTACCAGGGCACCGCCATCCCGGTCAATGTATCGGTCGGCTTCGCGCCCTTCCCGCTCATGCCGGGCAATACCCCGCTGCCATGGGAGCGCGCGGTCAACCTGGTGGACATGGCCCTGTATCTCGCGAAGGCACATGGCCGCAACAGGGCCTACGGCGTGCGCGGCTTCTCGAACTTCCACAGCACCACCATGGAGCACATCGAGCAGGATCTGGAGCGCGCGTGGCGCGAAGGCTTCGTGGACCTGAGCGTGGTGCTGGGCGGAGCGCCGGGTGTGCCGCCGCCGTCAGCCAGCAATGTGGTGCCGCTGAACGTGCAGCGCAAAACCAGCAGCTGA